GTACCGCTGTTCGTCGTTGCTCATGGTCCTCGGTCTCACCCTCCTGCGAACGGCGGGAGCACCTCGACCGTGCCGCCCTCGGCAAGCCGTACGGTCTCATGGCCGCGGGTGCCCACCGGATTCCCGTCCACCAGGAACGAACATCTGAGCAGCACACGCGTCAGCTCGCCGGGATGCCGCTCGCGCACCCCGTCGAGCGCCTCGGCGAGCGTCGAGGCCGCGTACGGCTCCTCGGCTGTCCCCGCGGCGGCCTTGGCCGCGGCCCAGTAGCGGATCGTTCCCGCTGCCATGGCGGCACCCCTTTCCTCGTCCGTCAGCTGTCCATCATCAGTCACACACCGGTCACACCGAAGCGGCCCAGTCCCCGATGCGGGAGAGCAGCCCCTCGTCCGCCGCGTTCTCCGCGTGCCCCATCCCCCGCTCCAGCCACAGTTCCGCCCGGCCGTCCGACGCCGCGGCCAGCATGCGCGGGTGGTCGAGCGGGAAGTACGGGTCCCTGTCACCGTGCACGATCAGCAGCGGCACCCGGACGAGCGGGACCGCCTCGACGGGGGAGAGGGGCACCGGGTCCCAGTCCCGGGTGTGGATCCGCGTGCCGAAGCCGTACCGGCCGACGAGCCGCCCGGCGGGGCGGGTGACCACCCAGTGCAGCCGGCGCATCGGGGCCGTGCCCCGGTAGTACCAGCGGGCCGGTGCGCTGACCGCGACCACCGCGTCCGTATGCGCCCCCGCGCGCCTCTTCCGCGCCCCGGTGTGCCGTACCGCCACCCGTCCTGCCTCTCCGCCCGATTCCGGTACGGGGGAATCCGCGGCGTCCGGCCGCGTATACAAAGCGGCGTGCCGGAGCACCACCGAACCGCCCATCGAGAAGCCGACCGTAACGATCCGCCGGTGCCCCATCGACCGCGCCCAGGCGACGGCGGCGGCCAGATCGAGTACCTCCCGGTCCCCCACGGTGGACCGTCCGCCGGACTTTCCGTGGCCCCGGAAGGAGAAAGTGATCACGGCCGCACGCTGGGCGAACACCTCCACGGCACGCCGCAGCGCCGGCCGGTCGACGCTGCCGGTGAACCCGTGCGCCAGGACCACCGCCGTACCGCCGTCCGGGCCGTCCGGCCCGGCCCCGGCAACCGCCGTACACGGGCTGTACACCGCCTCGATACGCACACCGTCATCAGTCAGCAATGTGGCCCGGCGGGGACCCGGCGTGATCGAGGGAACAGAAGTACTCAGGAAACAACCCTCGGACACAGAACTCATGTGGGCTATTCTGCTGCGAAGAGGATCCGGGCAATGCAGCCCCCGGGTCCTTTTGTGCTTTCCGGACGTTGTTACGGCAACGTTTCCACAAGCTCAGCGCTCCCCGCGGAGGGGGGCGCACCCGTGAAAACCGTATTGCCTCCGCCCCCGGGCGAAAGTGATACGGGCATACGAAAGCAGTGCCGCAGACTCCTCCGGGCCAGGCCCGGGAGTGCCCCTGTCGCGGGAACGAGGAGGACCTACGTAATGGGCGAGCGAACCGTGCACGATCGACCGACGACCTTGGCAGGTGGGCGGCGATGAGTTCACTGCTGCTTCTCACCAACGCCCTCCAGCCGTCGACGGAGGTGCTCCCCGCCCTCGGTCTGCTGCTCCACAGCGTGCGGGTCGCCCCCGCCGAGGGACCCGCGCTCGTCGACACCCCGGGTGCCGACGTCATCCTCGTCGACGGGCGGCGCGACCTTCCGCAGGTGCGTTCCCTGTGCCAGCTCCTGCGGTCCACCGGGCCGGGCTGTCCGCTGATCCTGGTCGTCACCGAGGGCGGCCTCGCGGCCGTCACCGCCGACTGGGGCATCGACGACGTCCTGCTGGACACGGCGGGCCCCGCCGAGGTCGAGGCCCGGCTGCGGCTGGCCACCGGCCGCCAGCAGATCACCGCCGACGACTCCCCCATGGAGATCCGCAACGGCGACCTGTCGGTGGACGAGGCGACGTACAGCGCCAAGCTGAAGGGCCGGGTCCTGGACCTGACCTTCAAGGAGTTCGAGCTGCTCAAGTACCTCGCCCAGCACCCGGGCCGGGTCTTCACCCGCGCCCAGCTCCTCCAGGAGGTCTGGGGCTACGACTACTTCGGCGGCACCCGGACGGTCGACGTCCACGTCCGGCGGCTGCGCGCGAAGCTGGGCCCCGAGCACGAGTCCCTGATCGGCACCGTCCGCAACGTCGGCTACCGCTTCGTCACCCCCGAGAAGGCCGAACGGTCCGCCGAGGAGGGCAAGGCCAAGAAGGCCCCGAAGGCGGCCGAGGAGACCGTCACCCGCTCGGAGCAGTCAGCGGAAGCGAAGATTACGGAAGAAGCCCCGGTCCGGCCTGCCAAGCGGTAGGTCGATCCGCGTAGACTGCCGCGCGTGGCCAAGGTGACGCGGGACGATGTGGCGAGACTGGCGGGGACCTCGACAGCGGTCGTCAGCTACGTCATCAACAACGGACCCAGGCCGGTCGCCCCGGCCACGCGCGAGCGGGTACTCGCCGCGATCAAGGAGCTGGGCTACCGGCCGGACCGGGTCGCCCAGGCCATGGCGTCACGGCGGACCGATCTCATAGGGATGATCGTGCCGGACGCGCGGCAGCCGTTCTTCGCGGAGATGGCGCACGCGGTCGAACAGGCCGCCGCCGAGCGCGGGAAGATGGTGCTCGTCGGCAACTCCGACTACCGCGACGAGCGCGAGGTCCACTATCTGCGGGCCTTCCTCGGCATGCGGGTCTCCGGGCTGATCCTGGTCAGCCAGGGCCCCAGCGAGCGGGCCGCCGCGGAGATAGAGGCGTGGGACGCCCGGGTGGTCCTGCTGCACGAGCGGCCCGAGGCGATCGACGACGTCGCGGTCGTCACCGACGACATCGGCGGCGCCCAGCTCGCCACCCGCCACCTGCTGGAACACGGCAACGCCTATGTGGCCTGCCTCGGCGGCATGGAGTCCACCCCGGTGGTCGGCGACCCGGTCGCCGACCACATCGAGGGCTGGCGCCGGGCGATGCACGAGGCGGGGCTGTCCACCGAGGGCCGGCTCCTGCACGCCCCGTTCAACCGCTACGACGCCTACCAGGTGGCGCTGAAGCTGCTGGCGGGGCCGGAGCGGCCGCCGGCGATCTTCTGCTCGACCGACGACCAGGCGATCGGTGTGCTGCGGGCCGCGCGCGAGCTGCGGATCGACGTGCCCGGCGAGCTCGCCGTCGCGGGCTTCGACGACGTGAAGGAGGCGGGTCTGACCGACCCGCCGCTGACGACGGTCTTCTCGGACCGCCCGGCGATGGCACGGGCGGCGGTGGACCTGGTGCTCGACGACTCGCTGCGGGTCTCCGGCTCCCGGCGGGAGCGGCTGAAGCAGTTCCCGTCCGCCCTGGTCGTCCGGCGGTCCTGCGGCTGCGGGGAGCC
This DNA window, taken from Streptomyces nitrosporeus, encodes the following:
- a CDS encoding MoaD/ThiS family protein — protein: MAAGTIRYWAAAKAAAGTAEEPYAASTLAEALDGVRERHPGELTRVLLRCSFLVDGNPVGTRGHETVRLAEGGTVEVLPPFAGG
- a CDS encoding alpha/beta hydrolase, whose amino-acid sequence is MSSVSEGCFLSTSVPSITPGPRRATLLTDDGVRIEAVYSPCTAVAGAGPDGPDGGTAVVLAHGFTGSVDRPALRRAVEVFAQRAAVITFSFRGHGKSGGRSTVGDREVLDLAAAVAWARSMGHRRIVTVGFSMGGSVVLRHAALYTRPDAADSPVPESGGEAGRVAVRHTGARKRRAGAHTDAVVAVSAPARWYYRGTAPMRRLHWVVTRPAGRLVGRYGFGTRIHTRDWDPVPLSPVEAVPLVRVPLLIVHGDRDPYFPLDHPRMLAAASDGRAELWLERGMGHAENAADEGLLSRIGDWAASV
- a CDS encoding response regulator transcription factor, encoding MSSLLLLTNALQPSTEVLPALGLLLHSVRVAPAEGPALVDTPGADVILVDGRRDLPQVRSLCQLLRSTGPGCPLILVVTEGGLAAVTADWGIDDVLLDTAGPAEVEARLRLATGRQQITADDSPMEIRNGDLSVDEATYSAKLKGRVLDLTFKEFELLKYLAQHPGRVFTRAQLLQEVWGYDYFGGTRTVDVHVRRLRAKLGPEHESLIGTVRNVGYRFVTPEKAERSAEEGKAKKAPKAAEETVTRSEQSAEAKITEEAPVRPAKR
- a CDS encoding LacI family DNA-binding transcriptional regulator yields the protein MAKVTRDDVARLAGTSTAVVSYVINNGPRPVAPATRERVLAAIKELGYRPDRVAQAMASRRTDLIGMIVPDARQPFFAEMAHAVEQAAAERGKMVLVGNSDYRDEREVHYLRAFLGMRVSGLILVSQGPSERAAAEIEAWDARVVLLHERPEAIDDVAVVTDDIGGAQLATRHLLEHGNAYVACLGGMESTPVVGDPVADHIEGWRRAMHEAGLSTEGRLLHAPFNRYDAYQVALKLLAGPERPPAIFCSTDDQAIGVLRAARELRIDVPGELAVAGFDDVKEAGLTDPPLTTVFSDRPAMARAAVDLVLDDSLRVSGSRRERLKQFPSALVVRRSCGCGEPSQLLR